A genomic window from Tolypothrix sp. PCC 7910 includes:
- a CDS encoding metallophosphoesterase, translating into MHWLFTGHLRVDKLTVKITDLPVSLEGIKLVQLSDFHYDGLRLSDEMLEEAIALSNEAEPDLVVLTGDYVTDDPTPIHKLAQRLKYLESRYGVYAILGNHDIHYSHSKTEVTDAFTNIGIHVLWNEIAYPVGTDLPLIGLADYWSREFKPAPLMNQLDSATPRIVLSHNPDTAKILQQWRVDLQLSGHTHGGHIAIPGIGPLVFHYKKLLKKLPKKLRCWVSFFLGDFSKVVRYWEWAQGFHKVGNNQLYINRGLGTYRPGRLFCPPEVTVITLIRE; encoded by the coding sequence ATGCACTGGTTATTTACAGGACATTTAAGAGTAGATAAACTAACGGTTAAGATTACAGACTTACCTGTATCTTTAGAAGGCATAAAGTTAGTACAATTGTCAGATTTTCATTACGATGGTTTGCGATTATCGGATGAAATGTTAGAAGAAGCGATCGCACTGAGTAATGAAGCCGAACCCGATTTAGTAGTTTTAACTGGCGACTATGTAACAGATGATCCTACCCCAATTCATAAATTGGCACAACGACTTAAATATTTAGAAAGTCGTTATGGTGTCTATGCCATACTTGGTAACCATGACATCCATTACAGCCACTCTAAAACAGAAGTCACAGATGCATTTACTAACATTGGAATTCATGTATTGTGGAACGAAATCGCTTATCCTGTAGGAACAGATTTACCATTGATAGGATTAGCTGATTATTGGTCACGAGAATTTAAACCAGCACCATTAATGAATCAACTAGACTCCGCCACACCCCGCATTGTTTTATCCCATAACCCGGATACCGCTAAGATATTGCAACAATGGCGCGTAGATTTACAGCTATCTGGTCACACCCACGGAGGACATATAGCCATACCAGGTATTGGCCCTTTGGTATTTCATTATAAAAAGCTGTTGAAAAAACTACCCAAAAAATTGCGGTGTTGGGTATCTTTTTTCCTCGGAGACTTCTCCAAAGTAGTGAGATATTGGGAATGGGCCCAAGGGTTCCATAAAGTAGGCAATAATCAGTTATATATCAATCGTGGCTTAGGAACTTATCGACCAGGACGCTTATTTTGTCCACCAGAAGTGACTGTAATTACGTTAATCCGTGAATAG
- a CDS encoding acetamidase/formamidase family protein yields MTHHILKATKDTVHLGGFSHLLAPVLTVNSGDTIEVETYSGYYVYDKAPPDFLTPEFLDICQNLASERKIAGGPHLLTGPIYMRDAEPGDVLEVELTAIAPSLPVGFNAIRPGWGALPEIFPQPALRFIPLDLESNIAEFPTNSGIKIPLKPFFGILGVATPETSRISIPPGYYGGNIDNRELQAGSRIFLPIFVPGALFSIGDGHAAQGDGEVNVTAIETSMNGKIKLTLRKDLHFTTPIGETPTDIITMGFGQSLDAALEVALKNMIDFLERFTNLSPEDAYVLCSLAVNFRITQVVNSPQKGVHGMLPKAIFSHKINW; encoded by the coding sequence ATGACACATCACATTTTAAAAGCAACCAAAGATACAGTTCATCTCGGTGGTTTTTCTCATTTATTAGCACCAGTACTCACTGTTAATTCAGGTGACACAATTGAGGTAGAAACCTACAGTGGCTATTATGTGTATGACAAAGCGCCGCCTGATTTTCTCACGCCAGAATTTCTCGATATCTGCCAAAATTTAGCTTCAGAACGTAAAATAGCTGGCGGGCCGCATTTACTTACCGGGCCAATTTATATGCGTGATGCTGAACCAGGGGACGTTTTGGAAGTAGAATTAACTGCGATCGCACCTAGTTTACCTGTAGGCTTCAACGCTATTCGTCCAGGTTGGGGCGCTTTACCGGAAATATTTCCTCAGCCTGCTTTAAGATTTATCCCCCTCGATTTAGAAAGCAATATTGCCGAATTTCCTACCAATAGCGGTATCAAAATTCCCCTCAAACCATTTTTTGGTATCCTTGGTGTTGCAACTCCCGAAACATCTCGAATTTCTATTCCACCAGGTTATTACGGCGGTAATATTGATAACCGGGAACTGCAAGCAGGTTCTCGTATATTTTTGCCAATTTTTGTTCCAGGTGCTTTATTTTCCATCGGTGATGGTCATGCTGCTCAAGGAGATGGTGAAGTTAATGTTACCGCCATTGAAACTTCCATGAACGGTAAAATTAAGCTGACTTTACGTAAAGATTTGCATTTCACAACACCAATCGGAGAAACTCCTACTGATATCATCACAATGGGTTTTGGTCAAAGCTTAGATGCAGCCTTGGAAGTAGCCTTAAAAAATATGATTGATTTCTTGGAACGCTTTACAAATTTATCGCCCGAAGATGCGTATGTATTATGTAGTTTGGCAGTAAATTTTCGCATTACCCAAGTTGTCAATAGCCCCCAAAAAGGTGTACATGGAATGCTACCGAAAGCAATTTTTTCTCATAAAATCAATTGGTAA
- a CDS encoding sulfite exporter TauE/SafE family protein, producing MSNILIQMLLIGLVAGIAGGMFGIGGGAIMVPAMVLLMGLDQKFATGTSIAAQILPIGILGAAVYYRNGQLNIKYAVIIAVGLVVGNLFGALFANQPFISSETMKKMYGIFLLLLGARYLWNN from the coding sequence ATGTCTAATATTCTCATTCAAATGTTGCTAATTGGTTTAGTTGCTGGCATTGCTGGCGGGATGTTTGGAATTGGTGGTGGGGCAATTATGGTACCAGCGATGGTATTACTCATGGGACTGGATCAAAAATTTGCCACAGGTACTTCCATTGCTGCACAAATTTTACCAATTGGGATTTTAGGAGCAGCAGTTTATTATCGCAATGGTCAACTAAATATTAAATATGCTGTGATTATTGCAGTTGGCTTAGTAGTCGGCAATTTATTTGGGGCATTGTTTGCTAATCAGCCATTTATTAGTAGTGAAACAATGAAAAAAATGTATGGCATTTTTCTCCTACTTTTAGGCGCTCGTTATTTATGGAATAACTGA
- a CDS encoding metallophosphoesterase, with translation MHWLLSGPLSTEKLTVKIADLPASLEGKKLVQMSDFHYDGFGLSEAMLEQAIAVSNQAQPDLVLLTGDYVNNRSEPIHRLVLRLKNLQSRAGIYAILGNHDICHKNSRAEITNAFNKIDVPVLWNEITYPLGKELPLVGLADRYSREFNPVPVMNQLDADIPRIVLSHNPDTAEILQAWRVDLQLSGHTHGGQIVIPKFGPALVYYRKFVQKIPKKFRQWIPYLQISNYTVRHWEWAQGLHQLGNNQLYVNRGLGTYLPGRLFCPPEVTIITLQSQ, from the coding sequence ATGCACTGGTTACTATCTGGGCCGTTAAGTACAGAAAAATTGACGGTTAAGATTGCAGACTTACCTGCATCATTAGAAGGTAAAAAGCTGGTGCAGATGTCAGATTTTCATTACGATGGTTTTGGGCTATCGGAAGCAATGCTAGAACAAGCGATCGCAGTTAGCAATCAAGCCCAACCAGACTTAGTTTTATTGACTGGAGACTACGTCAACAACCGCTCAGAACCAATTCATAGACTAGTGCTACGGCTAAAAAATCTCCAAAGTCGTGCTGGTATTTATGCCATACTGGGCAACCACGATATTTGTCATAAAAACTCAAGGGCAGAAATTACAAATGCCTTTAATAAAATTGACGTTCCTGTTCTTTGGAATGAAATTACCTATCCATTAGGAAAAGAATTGCCATTAGTAGGGTTAGCAGATCGTTACTCAAGAGAATTTAACCCTGTACCAGTCATGAATCAGCTAGATGCCGATATTCCTCGGATTGTTTTATCCCACAACCCTGATACAGCAGAAATATTGCAAGCATGGCGTGTAGATTTGCAATTATCTGGTCATACTCATGGCGGTCAAATCGTGATTCCCAAATTTGGCCCAGCACTGGTTTATTACAGAAAATTTGTGCAAAAAATTCCTAAAAAATTTCGCCAATGGATTCCATATTTACAAATAAGTAACTATACAGTACGCCATTGGGAATGGGCCCAGGGTTTACATCAATTAGGAAACAATCAATTATATGTCAATCGTGGTTTAGGAACTTATCTCCCCGGACGTTTATTTTGTCCTCCAGAAGTTACTATAATCACGCTACAAAGTCAGTAA
- a CDS encoding BMP family ABC transporter substrate-binding protein has translation MDRRNFLKYATLAGSSFALTSCIQGRRNSQLQSDVTPAASPVVVNEPLKVGFVYLGPVGDFGWTYAHDLGRREMEANLQDKVKTTFIENVSEADAERVIRQLAVDGSKLIFTTSFSYMNATMKVAKEFPKVIFEHCTGSQLAANVGTYSGRFEEPRYLTGMIAGKMTKSNIIGFIGAYPIPEVIRGINAFTLGLRTINPLAKVRVLWVQNWYDPAKERETAQALINLGADVLTQHTDSTAAMQLAAAKGIYAFGYNSDMSSFGAKAHLTSAINKWGKFYIDTALAVMNNTWKPQETWSGIAQGMVDISPMNQVIPSDVQQLINAKREQFIQGTAHPFDGPVKDQKGVVRVPKGKMLDDPLQEQMNWYVQGIEGSIPKGL, from the coding sequence ATGGATCGTCGGAATTTTCTCAAGTATGCAACTTTAGCGGGGTCTAGCTTTGCCTTGACTAGCTGTATTCAAGGTAGAAGAAATTCTCAATTACAAAGCGATGTCACCCCAGCAGCCTCACCTGTAGTAGTCAACGAACCGCTAAAGGTGGGGTTTGTTTATTTAGGGCCTGTAGGTGATTTTGGCTGGACTTATGCTCACGATTTAGGTCGTAGAGAAATGGAAGCTAATCTTCAGGACAAGGTGAAAACCACTTTTATTGAAAATGTTAGTGAAGCTGATGCAGAAAGGGTTATTCGCCAACTAGCAGTAGATGGTAGCAAATTAATTTTTACAACTTCCTTTAGCTACATGAACGCCACAATGAAAGTAGCCAAGGAATTTCCTAAGGTAATCTTTGAGCATTGTACAGGTTCTCAACTTGCTGCCAATGTTGGCACTTATTCCGGGCGCTTTGAAGAACCGCGCTACTTAACCGGTATGATTGCTGGCAAAATGACAAAATCAAATATTATTGGTTTTATTGGCGCATACCCCATTCCCGAAGTCATTCGCGGAATCAACGCATTCACTTTAGGGCTGCGAACCATCAATCCTCTAGCAAAAGTTAGAGTACTATGGGTGCAAAATTGGTATGACCCTGCTAAAGAAAGGGAAACAGCCCAAGCTTTGATTAATTTAGGTGCAGATGTACTGACACAGCATACTGACTCGACTGCTGCTATGCAATTAGCCGCCGCAAAAGGAATTTATGCTTTCGGCTATAACAGCGACATGAGTAGCTTTGGTGCGAAAGCACACCTGACATCAGCAATTAATAAATGGGGAAAATTTTATATAGATACAGCTTTAGCTGTCATGAATAATACATGGAAGCCGCAAGAGACTTGGAGTGGTATTGCTCAAGGTATGGTAGATATTTCCCCCATGAACCAAGTGATTCCGAGTGATGTTCAACAATTAATCAACGCCAAGCGAGAACAGTTTATTCAAGGTACAGCACATCCTTTTGATGGCCCAGTAAAAGACCAAAAGGGAGTTGTACGCGTACCTAAAGGTAAAATGCTTGACGATCCACTACAAGAGCAAATGAATTGGTATGTTCAGGGGATTGAAGGGTCAATTCCTAAAGGACTCTAA